GCGTGGCGGACGGGTCTTTTTTCGGGTCTGCGGTATAAACGCCGTCCACATTGGTGGCTTTGAGCATGACGTCGCAGTTCATTTCGGCTCCGCGCAGGGCGGCGGCGGTGTCGGTGGTGAAGAACGGGTTGCCGGTACCTGCGGCGAAAATCACGACTTTGCCTTCTTCCAAATATTGAATGGCTTTCGGGCGGGCGTAGGTTTCGGCGATTTGCTGCATGGAAAGTGCGGATTGTACGCGCGCTTTGATGCCGAGGGTTTCGAAGGCATCTTTGAGGGCAAGGGCGTTCATGACGGTCGCCATCATGCCCATGTAGTCGGCTGTGGCGCGGTCCATACTGCCTGCTTGGGCGGATACGCCGCGGAAGATGTTGCCGCCGCCGACAACGATGCCGACTTGTACGCCCATTTTGACGATTTCGGCGATTTCACCGACGGTTTGGACGATGGTGTCGTGATTGATGCCGAAAGGGTCGGAACCCATCAGGGATTCGCCGGAGAGTTTCAGTAATACGCGTTTGTATTTGATTTGCTGTGTCATGGGATACCTTGCTTTCTTTGGGTGGATAGCGCTAGTTATGCAGGGCAAACTGACCATTTGATAACGGCGGTATTTTGCTCCGTAAAACGGCATATTCTGCGTTAAAAATACTTGCAAGATGTCCAATCTTGCTGCGCTTTTTGCCTTGAATCTGCCGTTTTCCGTACCAAAAACCGACTCGTTCCAAATGATCAGTTCACCCTGCGGCGCTGCTTCAATTCGGGGGAAGGGCGTTTGATTTTCAGACGACCTTTCGGGATGTTTGGCTGACAGGGTAACGCGTTTTCCGTGGGTGTATATGGGTTTGGATAAATTATTATGTGTTGATTATGATGAAATATTTTCTGTTCGACAGTATTTTAAACAGTGTAACTCTCAAAAAAAAGCACCCTGATTCGTTTGGAATCCAGGTGCTTTCTTTTTCATCTCTGCCTTACACTTTAGCAGCAGCGGCAACTTCGGCTGCGTAGTCGACAACGGCTTTTTCGATACCGTCGCCTACTTTGTAACGTACGAAGCTGATGATTTCAGTGCCGTTTTCTTTAGCGAATTGGGCAACGGTTTGGTCAGGGTTCATCACGAATGCTTGGCCGTTCAGGGTGATTTCGGCCAAGAATTTGCGGATACGGCCTTCAACCATTTTAGCGGCGATGTCGGCAGGTTTGCCGGAAGCGATGGCTTGCTCGGTGTAGATGTGGCGTTCTTTTTCGATGGTTTCGGCATCTACTTCGGCTTCGGTTACGCATTGCGGTTTGGCGGCAACGATGTGCATACCGATTTTACGCGCTACGTCTTCAGAGCCTTTGAACTCAACCAATACGCCTTCGGTAGCCAATGCGCCGTGGATGTAGGCAACCAGTTGGTTGGCGGTGTCGATCACTTGGAAGCGGCGGACAGACATGTTCTCGCCCAATTTGGCGATGATGGCTTTACGTTCTGCTTCAACCAGTTCGCTCAGTTCTTCAACAGAAGCAGGTTTTTTCTCGGCAGCGGTTTTCGCAACGAAGTTGGCGAATTCTACGAAGCCTGCGTCTTTGGCAACGAAGTCGGTTTCGCAGTTTACTTCAACCAATGCGCCGACATTGCCGTTGATGGCGTAAGCCAATACGCCTTCGGCAGCGGTACGACCGGCCAGTTTACCGGCTTTCGCGCCGGATTTGATGCGCAGGATTTCTTCGGCTTTTTCGAAGTTGCCTTCGGCTTCAACCAAGGCTTTTTTGCATTCCATCATGCCCAGGCCGGTAGCGGCGCGCAGGTCGGCAACCATTTTTGCAGTAATTTCTGCCATTTTGAATCTCCTAGATTTTGGGGAAACACGGGATATCCGTGTTTGGGAATGGGGTCGTCTGAAAAGGTTTCAGAACGGGATTTGAGAAAAGGGGCATAACGCCCCTCTTCAGTTTGCCGGATTACTCGGCAGCAGCTTCTTGGGCAGCGGCTACGGTTTCTTGCAGCGCTTGGTTTTTGCCTTCCAAAACTGCGTCGGCGATGCCGCGGCAGTACAGGCGGATGGCTTTGGCGGAGTCGTCGTTACCGGGGATAACGTATTTCACGCCATCAGGGCTGTTGTTGGTATCGACTACGGCGATAACGGGGATGCCCAGTTTTTCAGCCTCGACCAGAGTACCTTTTTGGTAGCCGGTGTCGATAACGAAAATCGCGTCAGGCAGGCCTTTCATGTTTTTGATACCGCCCAAAGAACGTTCCAGTTTTTCAACGTCGCGTTGCATTTCCAGAATTTCTTTTTTGTTGAAACCGCCTTCGGCAGCGTTTTCCAAAGCGGCAGTTTTTTCTTCCAGGCGTTTGATGGATTGCTTAACGGTTTTGTAGTTGGTCAGCATGCCGCCCAGCCAACGGTGATCGACAAAAGGCATACCGGCGCGGGTAGCTTCTTCGCGGATGATTTCACGCGCTTGACGTTTGGTGCCGACAAACAGCACGGTGCCTTTGTTGGCAACCAGACGGCGTACGGCTTCTTGCGCTTCTTGGAACATCGGCAGGGTTTTTTCCAGGTTGACGATGTGGATTTTATTGCGCGCACCGAAAATGTATTGTGCCATTTTCGGATTCCAGAAACGGGTTTGGTGGCCGAAGTGAACGCCGGCTTCAATCATCTGACGCATAGTAATTTGAGACATTTTATTTCCTTGAAAGGGTTAAGAGCACACATTCAATCGCATAGAACTTGATAGGCTGCGCCTATTGTCAAGCACCCTTCGGCGAAAGTGGGCATAAGTTTTAAAAAATAGTGTGTTTCCGAAATGGAAAACTGACGGATTATAGCGGATAAGGGGTCGTCTGAAAAGGAATTTTATGCACTGCCATCCTGTTTGCCGCCTTCTTGTCCGGCTGCGCGGCGGCTTTGTTCGAATGCTTCCTTTTCCTGCTGCTTCATCAGGCGGTTGCGGCGGCGGATGGTGACGGTGAAAACGGTAAACGCGACGGGCAGGACTGCCCAAAAAACCAAATAAATCAAAGCGCGCGCAATGCTGGGCTGGGCAGCGGAATACATGACGGCGACGAAGAGGTAACCGATAAGGACGATATGCCACATGGCGGAATCCTGTTTTGATGTTAACGGAGCGTTTATAATCGCCGTATTCTACAACAATGCTCAAAAGGTCGTCTGGAATGAGGAATGAGGAAAAACACGCCCTGCGCCGAGAATTGCGCCGCGCCCGCGCGCAGATGGGGCATCAAGGGCGGCTGGCGGCGGGGCAAACGGTTAACCGCCTGCTCAAACGTTATATCAAGAAGGGGCGGAAGATCGGCGTGTATTGGCCGATGGGCAGCGAGCTGCGGCTGGACGGCTTTGTGCGTGTGGCGCAAAAACGCGGCGCCAAACTCTATCTGCCTTATATCGAACCGCGTTCGCGGCGGATGTGGTTCACGCCCTATCCTGCCGACGGGACGAAACAAGAACGCAAACGCGGCAGGGCGAAGCTCCATGTACCGCAGTTTGCGGGACGCAAAATCCGCGTACATGGTTTATCGATATTGCTTGTCCCGATTGTCGGCATGGACCGCGAAGGCTACCGCTTAGGGCAGGCTGGCGGCTATTACGACGCGACGCTCGCAGCGATGAAATACCGTTTACAGGCAAAAACCATAGGCGTAGGCTTCGCTTGCCAACTGGTTGACACGCTGCCGCGCGAACCGCACGACCTGCCGCTGGACGGGTTTGTATCGGAGTCGGGCGTGCTGGTGTTCAAACATCATTAATCAATAGCTTTCAGACGACCTCAAAGATGTCGCCCGTTAAGACACTATACAAAGGTCGTCTGAAAACTCAAATCTTCAAATACAAAGGAAACCCCATGGCTGATTTTTCATCTGTTCCCGTTTTGTCCTTCGACCGCGTCCGTCTCGAGCCTTTGACGGCGGCACACGAAGCCGGTTTGCGCGAAGCAGTTTGCGACGGCGAAGTCTGGAAGCTGAACGTAACCACCGCGCCCGAACCCGACCAAGTGGCGGACTACATCCGCACCGCCACGCAAACCCGCCTCGCCTTTGCCGTCATCGACGAAGACACGGGCAAAATCGTCGGATCGACTTCGCTTTACCACATCGATCCCGCCATCCCCCGCCTCTACATCGGTTTCACATGGTACGCCCTGTCGGCACGGCGCACACGCATCAATACCGCCTGCAAAATCATGTTGCTCGACTACGTTTTCGACACTTTAAACTGCCGCTGCGTCTGCTGGCAGACCGACAACCTCAACACCGCCTCCCAACGCGCCATCGAACGCCTGGGCGCACACCAAGACGGCATCTTGCGCTGCCACAAGCTGCGGAAAGACGGCAGCGTGCGCGATACGGTGGAATACAGCCTGCTGCGCGAAGAATGGCCGCAGGCAAGGGCAAAACTGCTCGAAAAAGTGGCAGCTTATGACGCATCCTGAAAAAACGTTTTCTTCTTCATTTTTTCATCAAAACAAGTCCATCT
Above is a window of Neisseria mucosa DNA encoding:
- the rpsB gene encoding 30S ribosomal protein S2, which gives rise to MSQITMRQMIEAGVHFGHQTRFWNPKMAQYIFGARNKIHIVNLEKTLPMFQEAQEAVRRLVANKGTVLFVGTKRQAREIIREEATRAGMPFVDHRWLGGMLTNYKTVKQSIKRLEEKTAALENAAEGGFNKKEILEMQRDVEKLERSLGGIKNMKGLPDAIFVIDTGYQKGTLVEAEKLGIPVIAVVDTNNSPDGVKYVIPGNDDSAKAIRLYCRGIADAVLEGKNQALQETVAAAQEAAAE
- a CDS encoding elongation factor Ts codes for the protein MAEITAKMVADLRAATGLGMMECKKALVEAEGNFEKAEEILRIKSGAKAGKLAGRTAAEGVLAYAINGNVGALVEVNCETDFVAKDAGFVEFANFVAKTAAEKKPASVEELSELVEAERKAIIAKLGENMSVRRFQVIDTANQLVAYIHGALATEGVLVEFKGSEDVARKIGMHIVAAKPQCVTEAEVDAETIEKERHIYTEQAIASGKPADIAAKMVEGRIRKFLAEITLNGQAFVMNPDQTVAQFAKENGTEIISFVRYKVGDGIEKAVVDYAAEVAAAAKV
- a CDS encoding UMP kinase encodes the protein MTQQIKYKRVLLKLSGESLMGSDPFGINHDTIVQTVGEIAEIVKMGVQVGIVVGGGNIFRGVSAQAGSMDRATADYMGMMATVMNALALKDAFETLGIKARVQSALSMQQIAETYARPKAIQYLEEGKVVIFAAGTGNPFFTTDTAAALRGAEMNCDVMLKATNVDGVYTADPKKDPSATRYETITFDEALNKNLKVMDATAFALCRERKLNIVVFGIAKQGSLKRVITGEDEGTLVHC
- a CDS encoding 5-formyltetrahydrofolate cyclo-ligase; its protein translation is MRNEEKHALRRELRRARAQMGHQGRLAAGQTVNRLLKRYIKKGRKIGVYWPMGSELRLDGFVRVAQKRGAKLYLPYIEPRSRRMWFTPYPADGTKQERKRGRAKLHVPQFAGRKIRVHGLSILLVPIVGMDREGYRLGQAGGYYDATLAAMKYRLQAKTIGVGFACQLVDTLPREPHDLPLDGFVSESGVLVFKHH
- a CDS encoding N-acetyltransferase, producing MADFSSVPVLSFDRVRLEPLTAAHEAGLREAVCDGEVWKLNVTTAPEPDQVADYIRTATQTRLAFAVIDEDTGKIVGSTSLYHIDPAIPRLYIGFTWYALSARRTRINTACKIMLLDYVFDTLNCRCVCWQTDNLNTASQRAIERLGAHQDGILRCHKLRKDGSVRDTVEYSLLREEWPQARAKLLEKVAAYDAS